In one Bosea sp. RAC05 genomic region, the following are encoded:
- a CDS encoding gamma-glutamyltransferase family protein, giving the protein MFTTRPEILGTFGVCTSTHWLATATGMAMLEKGGNAFDACAAAAFVLQVVEPHLVGPGGEMPAVFYSAKTKKVEVICGQGTAPEAATIDAFKALGLDLVPGSGLLAAVVPGAFGGWMTLLRDHGLLPLREVLEPAIGYFENGHPMLPRVSDTIAGLTDLFTNEWPTSGEVYLPGGQVPQAKALFRNKAAAETYKRILSEAEAAGGSREKQIQAAYDAWYKGFVAEAIDSFCRTTEAIDSSGRRHKGLLTADDMARWQPTYEAPASVTYHGWEVFKIGPWGQGPVFLQTLKILEGIDIAGMGPDSGAFVHHVAEAMKLAFADREAYYGDPDFVKVPLATLLSEDYARGRRNLITDTASQELRPGMIAGFEAQVAQALAGVRYAGQAGKGDATVGEPTTAAMVAAGRRGDTVHIDVIDKWGNMIAATPSGGWFQSSPVIPALGFPLNARAQAFFLDEGLPSALAPFKRPRTTLTPSLAFENGEPRLVFGTPGGDQQEQWQLGLFLRRVHHGLNLQEAIDLPLFHTQHFPSTFYPREAKLGHLAVEESIGESVLADLTRRGHKLERAPAWTIGRLTAAEKSADGLLRAAATPRLMQAYAAGR; this is encoded by the coding sequence ATGTTCACGACCCGGCCTGAAATCCTCGGCACCTTCGGTGTCTGCACCTCGACGCACTGGCTCGCGACGGCGACCGGCATGGCGATGCTGGAGAAGGGCGGCAACGCCTTCGACGCCTGCGCCGCGGCCGCCTTCGTGCTGCAGGTCGTCGAGCCGCATCTGGTCGGACCCGGCGGCGAGATGCCGGCGGTGTTCTATTCGGCGAAGACGAAGAAGGTCGAGGTGATCTGCGGCCAGGGCACGGCGCCGGAGGCCGCGACGATCGACGCCTTCAAGGCGCTGGGGCTCGATCTCGTGCCGGGCTCCGGCCTGCTCGCCGCCGTCGTGCCCGGCGCCTTCGGCGGCTGGATGACGCTGCTGCGCGACCATGGCCTTTTGCCGCTGCGCGAGGTGCTGGAGCCGGCGATCGGGTATTTCGAGAACGGCCACCCGATGCTGCCGCGCGTCTCGGACACCATCGCCGGGCTGACCGACCTGTTCACGAACGAGTGGCCGACCTCGGGCGAGGTCTATCTCCCGGGCGGGCAGGTGCCGCAGGCCAAGGCTCTCTTCCGCAACAAGGCCGCGGCCGAAACCTACAAGCGCATCCTGAGCGAGGCGGAGGCTGCCGGCGGCAGCCGCGAGAAGCAGATCCAGGCGGCCTATGACGCCTGGTACAAGGGCTTCGTTGCGGAGGCGATCGACAGCTTCTGCCGGACGACGGAGGCGATTGATTCCTCCGGACGCCGGCACAAGGGCCTGCTCACCGCCGACGACATGGCCCGCTGGCAGCCGACCTACGAGGCGCCCGCCAGCGTGACCTATCACGGCTGGGAGGTCTTCAAGATCGGCCCCTGGGGCCAGGGTCCGGTCTTCCTGCAGACGCTGAAGATCCTCGAGGGCATCGACATCGCCGGGATGGGCCCCGACAGCGGCGCCTTCGTGCACCATGTCGCCGAGGCGATGAAACTCGCCTTCGCCGACCGCGAGGCCTATTACGGCGACCCCGATTTCGTGAAGGTGCCGCTGGCGACGCTGCTCTCGGAGGACTATGCCCGCGGCCGCCGCAACCTGATCACGGACACCGCCTCGCAGGAGTTGCGTCCGGGCATGATCGCCGGATTCGAGGCGCAGGTGGCGCAGGCCCTGGCCGGCGTGCGCTATGCCGGACAGGCCGGCAAGGGCGACGCGACCGTCGGCGAACCGACGACGGCGGCGATGGTGGCAGCCGGGCGGCGTGGCGACACGGTCCATATCGACGTCATCGACAAATGGGGCAACATGATCGCCGCCACCCCCTCGGGCGGCTGGTTCCAGTCCTCCCCGGTGATCCCGGCGCTCGGCTTCCCGCTCAACGCCCGCGCCCAGGCCTTCTTCCTCGACGAGGGGCTGCCCTCGGCGCTGGCGCCGTTCAAGCGGCCGCGCACGACGCTGACGCCCTCGCTCGCCTTCGAGAACGGAGAGCCGCGCCTCGTCTTCGGCACGCCGGGCGGCGACCAGCAGGAGCAGTGGCAGCTCGGCCTGTTCCTGCGCCGGGTGCATCACGGGCTCAACCTGCAGGAGGCGATCGACCTGCCGCTGTTCCACACCCAGCACTTCCCCTCGACCTTCTATCCGCGCGAAGCCAAGCTCGGCCATCTGGCAGTGGAGGAGAGCATCGGCGAGAG
- a CDS encoding ABC transporter permease has product MTTAATDTLATPPELALRPRPGVLVRLSRNRSALIGGAIVFAFVLMAVLAPLLPLADPLKSNFLAIRKPPSEVYWFGTDELGRDQVSRLFFGAQASLLAGIVSVVIALAIGIPFGLLAGWYGGWIDAAISRVTEAMLACPFLILAIAFAAVLGPSLINAMIAIGLSAVPVFVRLVRAQVLSVKAEDFVEGARAVGARDLRIVLRHILPNILSPIVVQSTLFMAQAIILEAALSFLGLGQQPPAPSWGQMLNVAKNFMEQAPWMSVAPGVCIFLAVLGFNLLGDGLRDVLDPKEG; this is encoded by the coding sequence ATGACGACCGCAGCCACCGACACGCTCGCCACGCCTCCGGAACTCGCCTTGCGGCCACGGCCCGGCGTGCTGGTGCGCCTCTCCCGCAATCGCTCCGCGCTGATCGGCGGCGCGATCGTGTTCGCCTTTGTGCTGATGGCCGTGCTGGCGCCGCTGCTGCCGCTGGCCGATCCGCTGAAGTCCAACTTCCTTGCCATCCGCAAGCCGCCTTCCGAGGTCTACTGGTTCGGAACGGACGAACTCGGGCGCGACCAGGTCTCGCGGCTGTTCTTCGGCGCGCAGGCCTCGCTGCTGGCGGGCATCGTCTCGGTCGTGATCGCGCTCGCCATCGGCATTCCCTTCGGGCTGCTGGCGGGCTGGTATGGCGGCTGGATCGACGCCGCGATCTCGCGGGTCACCGAGGCGATGCTGGCCTGCCCCTTCCTGATCCTGGCGATCGCGTTTGCGGCCGTGCTCGGCCCCTCGCTGATCAATGCGATGATCGCGATCGGCCTCTCAGCCGTGCCGGTCTTCGTGCGGCTGGTGCGGGCGCAGGTGCTGAGCGTCAAGGCGGAGGACTTCGTCGAGGGCGCGAGGGCTGTGGGTGCCCGCGACCTGCGCATCGTCCTGCGCCACATCCTGCCCAACATCCTCTCGCCGATCGTGGTGCAGTCGACGCTGTTCATGGCGCAGGCGATCATCCTCGAGGCGGCCTTGTCCTTCCTCGGGCTCGGCCAGCAGCCCCCTGCCCCGTCCTGGGGCCAGATGCTCAACGTCGCCAAGAATTTCATGGAACAGGCGCCGTGGATGTCGGTGGCGCCGGGCGTCTGCATCTTCCTCGCCGTGCTCGGCTTCAACCTGCTCGGCGACGGCCTGCGCGACGTGCTCGACCCGAAGGAGGGATGA
- a CDS encoding ABC transporter permease, whose amino-acid sequence MLALIGRRILIAIPTLFLVSLFVFALQRALPGDPFLVIAGEERDPEVIARLRAIYRMDDPVVVQFFAWLGQVVQGDFGRSLRTGEPVLGLILQKLPVTLQLAIASILVAIAIGIPAGVLAARRKDTVVDYTTSALALSGLSIPNFWLGIMLILVVSVELQWLPASGYEPFFSDPIGAIERLIMPAFVLGSGLAAFLMRHTRSAMLEVLRSDYVRTARAKGLDEDAVVNRHALRNALVPIITLTTILFGELLAGAVLTEQVFTIPGFGKLIVDAVFNRDYGVVQGVVLCTAIGFILMNLLADVLYILVNPRLRAQ is encoded by the coding sequence ATGCTCGCGCTGATCGGCCGCCGCATCCTGATCGCGATCCCGACGCTGTTCCTGGTGTCGCTGTTCGTGTTCGCCCTGCAGCGCGCGCTGCCGGGCGATCCGTTCCTCGTCATCGCCGGCGAGGAACGCGATCCGGAGGTGATCGCGCGGCTGCGCGCGATCTACCGCATGGACGATCCGGTCGTCGTGCAGTTCTTCGCCTGGCTCGGCCAGGTGGTGCAGGGCGATTTCGGCCGTTCGCTGCGCACCGGCGAGCCCGTGCTCGGGCTGATCCTGCAGAAGCTGCCGGTGACGCTGCAACTCGCCATCGCCTCGATCCTCGTCGCCATCGCCATCGGCATTCCCGCCGGCGTGCTCGCGGCGCGGCGCAAGGACACGGTGGTGGACTACACGACCAGCGCGCTCGCCCTGTCGGGGCTGTCGATCCCGAATTTCTGGCTGGGGATCATGCTGATCCTGGTGGTGTCGGTGGAGCTGCAGTGGCTGCCGGCGTCCGGCTACGAGCCCTTCTTCAGCGATCCCATCGGCGCGATCGAGCGGCTGATCATGCCGGCCTTCGTGCTCGGCTCGGGCCTTGCCGCCTTCCTGATGCGGCACACGCGCTCGGCGATGCTCGAGGTGCTGCGCTCCGACTATGTCCGCACCGCCCGCGCCAAGGGGCTCGACGAGGACGCGGTCGTCAACCGGCATGCCCTTCGCAACGCGCTGGTGCCGATCATCACGCTGACGACGATCCTGTTCGGCGAATTGCTGGCCGGCGCGGTGCTAACCGAGCAGGTCTTCACCATTCCCGGCTTCGGCAAGCTCATCGTCGATGCGGTGTTCAACCGCGACTACGGCGTCGTGCAGGGCGTGGTGCTGTGCACGGCGATCGGCTTCATCCTGATGAACCTGCTCGCCGACGTGCTCTACATCCTGGTCAACCCGCGGCTGAGGGCGCAGTGA
- a CDS encoding ABC transporter substrate-binding protein has product MKLLTALACATALTFAALPAVAQAPSTLRIGLQEDPDVLDPHKARTFVGRIVFKGLCDKLLDITPDLKIVPRLATEWSFSADGLTLTMKLRSDAKFHDGEAFDAEAAKANLERARTLPDSLRKSELASVDSVTVVDPTTIALKLKRPDATLLAQLTDRAGMMLAPKSLAGDVGAKPVCSGPYKFVERVQNDRIVLERFKEHWEAQNYHFDRVLYRSIPDTTVRLANLRSGELDMLERLAPTDVKSAQGDRALKVTSIANLGYQGITINTAHGDAAKQPMGQDKRVRQALSLSIDRKVLSQVVFEGLYEPMVQPFNPGNSYVSADFPVPARDVAKAKALLKEAGLTKVSVELFVTNNPVDAQLGQVIQAMAAEAGIDIQIRSTEFASQLRDQQQGKFQMSRIGWSGRIDPDGNLHQFVTTKGNQNDGRYSNAEVDRLLDEARTVYDVAERKKRYDAAQKFLQDELPIVYLYNQTVFFALRSNLSGFVINPDGMIRLAGIKRS; this is encoded by the coding sequence ATGAAGCTTCTCACCGCCCTGGCCTGCGCCACCGCTCTGACCTTCGCCGCCCTGCCCGCCGTCGCGCAGGCGCCCTCGACCCTGCGCATCGGCCTGCAGGAAGATCCCGACGTGCTCGACCCGCACAAGGCGCGCACCTTCGTCGGCCGGATCGTGTTCAAGGGGCTCTGCGACAAGCTCCTCGACATCACGCCCGACCTGAAGATCGTGCCGCGGCTGGCGACCGAGTGGTCGTTCTCGGCCGACGGCCTCACGCTGACGATGAAGCTTCGCAGCGACGCCAAGTTCCACGACGGCGAGGCGTTCGACGCCGAGGCCGCCAAGGCCAATCTCGAGCGCGCCCGCACCCTGCCCGACTCGCTGCGCAAATCCGAGCTCGCCTCGGTCGACAGCGTCACCGTCGTCGACCCCACCACGATCGCGCTCAAGCTGAAGCGGCCCGACGCGACGCTGCTCGCGCAGCTGACCGACCGCGCCGGCATGATGCTGGCGCCCAAGAGCCTGGCGGGCGATGTCGGCGCCAAGCCGGTCTGCTCGGGCCCCTACAAGTTCGTCGAGCGGGTGCAGAACGACCGCATCGTGCTCGAGCGCTTCAAGGAGCACTGGGAGGCGCAGAACTACCATTTCGACCGCGTGCTCTACCGCTCGATCCCCGATACCACCGTGCGGCTGGCCAATCTGCGCTCGGGCGAGCTCGACATGCTGGAGCGGCTGGCGCCGACCGATGTGAAATCGGCGCAGGGCGACAGGGCCCTCAAGGTCACCAGCATCGCCAATCTCGGCTACCAGGGCATCACCATCAACACGGCCCATGGCGACGCCGCCAAGCAGCCGATGGGGCAGGACAAGCGGGTGCGCCAGGCGCTCTCGCTCTCGATCGACCGCAAGGTGCTGAGCCAGGTCGTGTTCGAGGGGCTCTACGAGCCGATGGTGCAGCCCTTCAACCCCGGCAACAGCTATGTCAGCGCCGACTTCCCGGTGCCGGCGCGTGACGTCGCCAAGGCCAAGGCGCTGCTCAAGGAAGCGGGGCTGACCAAGGTGTCGGTCGAGCTCTTCGTCACCAACAACCCGGTCGACGCCCAGCTCGGGCAGGTCATCCAGGCGATGGCGGCGGAAGCCGGCATCGACATCCAGATCCGCTCGACGGAGTTCGCCAGCCAGCTGCGCGACCAGCAGCAGGGCAAGTTCCAGATGAGCCGCATCGGCTGGTCGGGCCGCATCGACCCGGACGGCAACCTGCACCAGTTCGTCACGACCAAGGGCAACCAGAACGACGGGCGCTATTCGAACGCCGAGGTCGACCGGCTGCTCGACGAGGCGCGCACGGTCTATGACGTCGCCGAGCGCAAGAAGCGCTACGACGCGGCGCAGAAGTTCCTGCAGGACGAGCTGCCGATCGTCTATCTCTACAATCAGACGGTCTTCTTCGCGCTGCGCTCCAACCTCAGCGGCTTCGTGATCAACCCGGACGGCATGATCCGGCTGGCCGGGATCAAGCGGTCTTGA
- the otnK gene encoding 3-oxo-tetronate kinase: protein MLLGVIADDMTGATDVALMLNRSGMRTVQTIGVPRPGHALPEADAVVVALKSRTNPVAEAVADSLAACEALLAAGARQILFKYCSTFDSTAKGNIGPVADALAQRLGAGLAIVCPAFPANGRSIYQGYLFVGAVPLHESSMKDHPLTPMRDSSLIRLMGAQTTGAVGLVDYATVLAGAEAVKARFAALADQGVRYVVTDALTNADLMVLGEAVAEHKLLTGGSGIAMGLPQNFRRAGLLPEREIAASLAAPRGRAGIISGSCSTATRGQIAKAIEAGFPALKVDPMALVSGAQDASKLADWALAQAADTPFLLYSSDDPAEVAAIQDKLGREKAGETVEHVFAKTAALLAEGGVSRLLVAGGETSGAVVQGLGIGLLEIGPEIDPGVPWTRVAQGRDMVIALKSGNFGAPDFFMKAWALLR, encoded by the coding sequence ATGCTGCTGGGTGTGATCGCCGACGACATGACGGGCGCGACGGATGTGGCGCTGATGCTGAACCGCAGCGGCATGCGCACGGTGCAGACGATCGGCGTGCCCCGCCCCGGCCACGCGCTGCCCGAGGCGGACGCCGTCGTCGTCGCGCTGAAGTCGCGCACCAACCCCGTCGCCGAGGCCGTCGCCGATTCGCTGGCCGCCTGCGAGGCGCTGCTGGCTGCGGGTGCACGGCAGATCCTGTTCAAATACTGCTCGACCTTCGATTCGACCGCGAAGGGCAATATCGGGCCCGTTGCCGATGCGCTGGCACAGCGGCTCGGCGCGGGTCTGGCCATCGTCTGTCCCGCCTTTCCGGCCAATGGCCGCTCGATCTACCAAGGCTATCTCTTCGTCGGCGCGGTGCCGCTTCACGAAAGCTCGATGAAGGACCATCCGCTGACGCCGATGCGGGATTCCAGCCTGATCCGCCTGATGGGCGCGCAGACCACGGGCGCCGTCGGGCTGGTCGACTACGCCACCGTCCTGGCCGGAGCCGAGGCGGTGAAAGCCCGCTTTGCTGCGCTGGCCGACCAGGGCGTCCGTTATGTCGTGACCGACGCGCTCACCAACGCCGATCTGATGGTGCTGGGCGAGGCGGTCGCCGAACACAAGCTCCTTACCGGCGGCTCCGGCATCGCCATGGGCCTGCCGCAGAACTTCCGCCGCGCCGGCCTGCTGCCGGAGCGCGAGATCGCAGCCAGCCTCGCGGCGCCCCGGGGCCGCGCCGGCATCATCTCCGGCAGCTGCTCGACGGCGACGCGCGGCCAGATCGCCAAGGCGATCGAGGCCGGCTTTCCAGCCCTGAAGGTCGATCCGATGGCGCTGGTCTCCGGGGCGCAGGATGCCTCAAAGCTCGCCGACTGGGCGCTGGCGCAGGCCGCGGACACGCCCTTCCTGCTCTATTCCAGCGACGATCCGGCCGAGGTCGCCGCGATTCAGGACAAGCTCGGGCGCGAGAAGGCCGGCGAGACCGTGGAGCACGTCTTCGCGAAGACGGCGGCCCTGCTGGCCGAGGGCGGCGTCTCGCGGCTGCTCGTGGCGGGCGGGGAGACCTCGGGGGCGGTCGTCCAGGGGCTGGGCATCGGCCTGCTCGAGATCGGCCCGGAGATTGACCCCGGCGTGCCCTGGACCCGCGTGGCGCAGGGCCGCGACATGGTGATCGCGCTCAAATCCGGCAATTTCGGCGCGCCCGACTTCTTCATGAAGGCCTGGGCCCTGCTGCGCTGA
- a CDS encoding malonyl-CoA decarboxylase, with amino-acid sequence MAFLGELLTNVADRGRALIGFERFMTQRNRPIDRLCEDLLSGRGEASGMALAQGVLEAWERLDKPGRRAFFAMLQERFGPDHERLDRAIEAYRAEPGAATISALHLASEPRRQELLRRLNLAPGGTHVLVRMREALFEAMESDRDLLTVDADFRHLFGSWFNRGFLVLRRIDWRSPANVLEKIIRYEAVHEIQGWDDLRRRLEPADRRCFAFFHPQLVDEPLIFVEVALTRAIPRGIGEVLSGEREVLPASEATTAVFYSISNCQEGLRGISFGNFLIKQVAEDLKRELPGLETFVTLSPVPGFARWLEGLVAEPGDLGLTNEERSELARPAGETISLDEATRLRRDKLLGQMMAHYMLRARTASGRVIDPVARFHLGNGARLERINVGGNLSARGLRESHGVMVNYRYELDDIETNHEAFATRNTVVASAAVRKLLRPATS; translated from the coding sequence ATGGCGTTTCTCGGCGAATTGCTGACCAATGTGGCCGATCGCGGCCGGGCGCTGATCGGCTTCGAGCGCTTCATGACGCAGCGCAACCGGCCGATCGACCGGCTCTGCGAGGATCTGCTCTCGGGCCGGGGCGAGGCCTCGGGCATGGCGCTGGCGCAAGGGGTCCTGGAAGCCTGGGAACGGCTCGACAAGCCAGGCCGGCGCGCCTTCTTCGCCATGCTGCAGGAGCGGTTCGGGCCCGATCACGAGCGGCTCGACCGAGCGATCGAGGCCTATCGCGCCGAGCCCGGCGCAGCCACGATCTCGGCGCTTCACCTCGCCTCCGAGCCCCGCCGGCAGGAGCTGCTGCGACGTCTCAACCTGGCCCCCGGCGGCACCCATGTGCTGGTGCGGATGCGCGAGGCCTTGTTCGAGGCGATGGAGAGCGACCGCGACCTGCTGACCGTCGATGCCGATTTCCGGCATCTCTTCGGCTCCTGGTTCAACCGCGGTTTCCTGGTGCTGCGCCGGATCGACTGGCGCTCGCCGGCGAATGTGCTCGAAAAGATCATCCGCTACGAGGCCGTCCACGAGATCCAGGGCTGGGACGATCTGCGCCGGCGGCTGGAGCCGGCGGACCGCCGCTGCTTCGCCTTCTTCCATCCCCAGCTTGTCGACGAGCCGCTGATCTTCGTCGAAGTGGCGCTGACCCGCGCGATCCCGCGCGGCATCGGCGAGGTGCTGAGCGGGGAGCGCGAGGTGCTGCCGGCCTCCGAGGCGACGACGGCGGTGTTCTATTCGATCTCCAACTGCCAGGAGGGCCTGCGCGGCATCTCCTTCGGCAATTTCCTGATCAAGCAGGTCGCCGAGGATCTGAAGCGCGAGCTGCCGGGGCTCGAGACCTTCGTCACGCTGTCGCCGGTGCCGGGCTTCGCGCGCTGGCTCGAGGGCCTCGTCGCCGAGCCGGGCGACCTCGGCCTGACGAACGAGGAGCGCTCGGAGCTCGCCCGCCCGGCCGGCGAGACGATCTCGCTCGACGAGGCGACCCGGCTGCGCCGCGACAAGCTGCTCGGCCAGATGATGGCGCATTACATGCTGCGGGCGCGCACGGCCTCGGGGCGCGTGATCGACCCGGTCGCCCGGTTCCATCTCGGCAACGGCGCGCGGCTGGAGCGCATCAATGTCGGCGGCAACCTGTCGGCACGCGGCCTGCGCGAGTCGCATGGCGTGATGGTCAATTATCGCTACGAACTCGATGACATCGAGACCAATCACGAGGCCTTCGCCACCCGCAACACGGTCGTGGCCTCGGCCGCCGTGCGCAAGCTGTTGCGGCCGGCCACGAGTTGA